A part of Solenopsis invicta isolate M01_SB chromosome 2, UNIL_Sinv_3.0, whole genome shotgun sequence genomic DNA contains:
- the LOC105198426 gene encoding farnesol dehydrogenase: MNRWVGKIAMITGASAGIGMQITRELAKNGMKVIAVARRLEKLNRLAESIKLELKAEIYTMQCNVRQEEDILKVFKWAEEKLGGIDVMINNAGVLSFESIIEGSTETYHEIMDVNVIASAICSRELVQSVKRRKASGQIININSVAGHNAEAFTMPVSVYCASKFAITGMAASLRNEVKNANLDVKVTNISPSGVRTPMLTESVLSDAISKDLWPVLETEDVAEAVIYVLSSPSYVQVSELILTRIHDTVFTVENVKRFTTE, translated from the exons ATGAATCGTTGGGTAGGAAAAATTGCGATGATTACTGGCGCAAGTGCCGGAATAGGTATGCAGATCACACGAGAACTTGCAAAGAATGGAATGAAAGTGATTGCTGTGGCAAGAAGACTGGAAAAGCTGAACAGATTGGCAGAAAGTATCAAACTTGAGCTTAAAGCTGAAATATATACGATGCAATGCAACGTCCGACAAGAAGAGGATATCCTCAAAGTGTTTAAATGGGCGGAGGAAAAATTAGGCGGTATTGACGTAATGATCAATAACGCCGGCGTGCTTTCATTCGAATCGATTATAG agGGATCGACAGAGACATATCACGAAATTATGGATGTGAATGTGATTGCATCAGCAATCTGTTCGCGGGAATTAGTGCAGTCCGTCAAAAGGCGAAAAGCATCGGGTCagatcattaatattaatag TGTAGCAGGACATAACGCTGAAGCATTTACTATGCCAGTTAGTGTATATTGCGCTAGTAAGTTTGCCATCACTGGCATGGCAGCAAGTCTACGTAATGAAGTGAAAAATGCAAATCTTGATGTAAAAGTCACG aACATCAGCCCTAGTGGGGTAAGAACACCTATGTTAACGGAAAGTGTTTTATCTGACGCGATCTCGAAAGATCTTTGGCCAGTCCTGGAAACCGAGGATGTTGCAGAAGCAGTTATCTATGTACTGAGTAGTCCGTCTTACGTACAG GTATCAGAACTTATACTTACGAGGATACACGACACCGTATTCACTGTGGAGAATGTTAAACGGTTCACAACGGAATAA